The window GTCCGCGCGAGGCGGAGCCGATCGCGATCGCGTTCGCGCGCAGGGGCTACGCCGCCTTCGTGCTGAACTACTCGATCGAGACGGGCGAGTTCCCCTCCCAGCTGCTCGAAGCCGCCTGGACGGTCGACTTCGTCCGCAGGAACGCGGAAAAGTGGCATATCATGCCGGATAAGATCGCCGTCTGCGGCTTCTCCGCAGGCGGACACCTCGCCGCTTCGGTCGGCACGATGTGGAACGCGCCCGAGGTGCGCGATATCCTCGGCTTCAAAAACGGCGAAGCGCGTCCCGACGCGATGATCCTCGCCTACCCCGTCATCTCCACCGGCGAATTCATCGAGTGGGGCTCGATAATGAGCCTCACCCGGCGCAAGGCGGAGACCGATCCCGCGCTGATGGCGCGGCTTTCGCTCGAGAACGCCGTCGACGACACG is drawn from Clostridia bacterium and contains these coding sequences:
- a CDS encoding alpha/beta hydrolase, whose translation is MITDRVYPQIDYEKYGLVKGSRDVYVDLYVTEPCTKDPLPRPAVVVLPGGGYWFCSPREAEPIAIAFARRGYAAFVLNYSIETGEFPSQLLEAAWTVDFVRRNAEKWHIMPDKIAVCGFSAGGHLAASVGTMWNAPEVRDILGFKNGEARPDAMILAYPVISTGEFIEWGSIMSLTRRKAETDPALMARLSLENAVDDTTPPAFIWHTADDTCVKVENSLLFASALSAHKIPFELHVLPKGDHGLSLCDPAVDIPRERAIPWITGWTESASVWLDRL